The window CTTTCTGCCTCTTAAGATGATCAGAATATTTATtaggtactatatatatatatatagtaagtactatTTGGTGCTGGGCATTTGGAAAACAAATACAGCGAATGAAACAATCTCACTAACAGGAATTGCATTCTAATAGAGGATACAGTAAGGGGATGgatatgtgggtatgtatgtgtgGATATAAATCTAACTATAAGCACATAAATTCAAGGTAGTTTGAGAGGAACAACCCTGACAGTTGAGGGAATTAGAAAAAATTTATTGTAGATATTGGTGCTTAAGCTGAGTATTGAAAGGTTTCTGTGAGGCAGAGATGTGGAGAAAATTCATTCCTGGTACAGAGGGACAGCTTCTGGAGACAGGACATGAAACATCATGTgtgaggaaacagagataaatcaaatttttttgtgtATAGTGAGACTAGAAAAACAGATTGGGTAGTATGATCAGAATCTCAAGTATCAGAATTGAATGAGACCTCAACCTAAATCTGAACAAATTCCTTTCTGTTAACATAGTCATTATATTGTCATCCTGCCTctacttgaagtttttttttaatcagtcaaCCAATAAGTATTATTAAGATGTATGAAGTATTGAGAATAGAAATACAGAGAATGAAATATTCTTTACTCTCAGGGAACTTATATTCTGATAGGAACTTGTCACCTTCCTATGCagtccatttccttctttggctcagaagttttgattttctttagtaGTTGAGTGAAAGGGTTAATCATGATATGATTTATAATGTTATTATCATAGAAATTTAATTTGATGCTTTTATTCATGATACGTTAGAAAAGTACAGGTATACATGGAGGTCTTGCAGTCTGATCTTATCTTGTTTTTACTTGTTCATAATACTTCATCAATTTCTCCTTTGTTTACTCTAGacctttgtttatttttcccccttttgagcAACTTTAACATAGCAATTCTTTATTGACAGATGTCAATAATGAAAGTAATTTATATCGTCTTTTTAGGTTTCCAGAACTCTGTGGAACAAGTAGtaaaaaacttacattctttATTCTATTGGGAATGTACCATGAAACTGATTTATTACAAGACTTGTATTCAGATCCCAACTCCATTCCTTAAAAGCTGTGTGAGTGGCAAATAAATAAACCACTttgattcaaaattttctcatcaacaacaacaaaaagatgataaTACTTTTACCACTaccctcacaggattattgttaGGAAATTACTTTTTCTACTAATGGTACCCATAGAAAGATCAGTTATTTCATCATAAGCATGTTCTTCCATTTTATTACGTTCCTAagataataaatttctttatccTTGCAAgggttatatttatattaaaaaaaaaacaaaaaacaacacaactttttccctccccagATTGGGACCCTGGACCTTCTGAAGCTAAGGAGTTATTTCCAAAGTGGAAAACTTCTGTAGATGATTCCTCTCAGGAGGCCACAATAAAAGGACATAATTCCTGGAGCTTTGAACTGGGAGAAGCCTTTAAATGTTATGACATGTTGTTGTGGCATCAAGGCCAACAGGGAAATCATTTGAAGCTAGGAACAGTCACTCATGAGGAAAATCCAGATAAGGTTAGACGTTTCAAAAACAGTGAATTTGGAAGAAGATTTAATCTGAGCTCAATGCTAATTACACAACAGAGAATTCCTTTAGTAAATAATTTCTCTAAATATGATATACATGACAAGAGATTCAAAGATAATTCAGAACTATCTGAATGCCCAAAAATTTATGCAGAAGAGGAATCTTCCAAGTATAAAGGATTTGGGAGTGTTTTCAGTCAGGATTTACAACTTAATCTCCATCGTACCCATCATTCTAGagaaaaatcttataaatgtaatgaatgtgggaaagccttcaccAAATGGGCAAACCTTACTCGacatcaaagaattcattctGGAGAAAAACCCTTTAAGtgcaatgaatgtggaaaagcctttacTCAGAGGGCACAACTTACTCAACATCAACTTACTCATAGTGGAGAGAAACCATTTAAGTGttatgaatgtggaaaagcttttaccCAGAGGGCCCATGTAACTCAACATCAGCTTACTCATAGTGGAGAAagaccttataaatgtaatgaatgtggaaaagccttcaccAATCGAGGAATACTTACTGATCATCAGAGaattcattctggagagaaaccctacaaatgcaatgaatgtgggaaggcctttaCCAAGAGGGGAATACTTACTCAACATCAGAGGATTCATTCTGGAgaaaaaccctataaatgtaaagaatgtggGAAAGGCTTCAACCGGAGCACACACCTTAGTCTACATCAACACACTCATAATCAAGAGAAACCATttaagtgtaatgaatgtgggaaagcttacAGCCAAATTTCGCAGCTAAATACTCATCAAAAAGTTCATTCTgcagagaaaccttataaatgtaatgaatgtgggaaagcctacAGTCAGATATCACAGTTTAAAATTCATCAAAGAATTCATTCTGGAgaaaaaccctataaatgtaatgaatgtggaaaaggtTTTAACCGGAAGACACACCTTACACGACATCAGaggattcatactggagagaaaaaCCTGATTATAGTAGggacttaatgaatgttttttgaattgaactgaagtGTTTGGTTGAATTTTAAATAGCCTATGTCTAACAACATTGCCATAATTTAAAAGGCTAGCTACCCTTCAGAGAAGAATATATTAGTTTTGCATGCTTGGTGAAGTTATGCTGAACTTTTCATCATCTCTACTtccctattttttgtttttattaatttgagaaACATActttttcaaatacaaagaaaaaaagattgtatataaTACTGCAAATCAAGTGTATATTAAATTAAACATTGTTTAACATAACCCTGTGTATTGtgttcttttctgaatttttttttaatgcatgtttttctaacattttcttgatatgcttctctctgtctttttatttctctcctcaCATCATCACTTCCACATGCTTTAACTTACCCATCCTAAATAAAAGTTTTCCCTTATGAAAGtataatgaagtaaaataaatccacacattCTCCATATTTCAAAATGTGTCTTACTCTTATCTCTGTTTATTACTTTGTTGCCAAGGTGACATTTCACTCCACCTTTTcatatcttcccaggtttctctgaatccttACCTTTTGTCAGTTATGACATCTCAATAATGTTGTTACATTCCATATGCATTTCTCAGTTCTTTAATTTCCTGACCTATGCTATAGTAAAGAGTGTTgcagtaaatatttttatgtataagtCATTTCCAATGTTGCTCTCTTTGGGGTATGTGTGTAGTAGAGGTGTTATTGATCAAAATGTAATGACTTCTcaggcatagctccaaattgctttccaaaatggtcaaactaattcatagctccaccaagaGTAGATTAGAGTGCCTCTTTtcctccagctccttttacaattgtcatttctttttttgatcatcttTGCCAAATTAGTGGCTCTAAAGTaaaacctcaaagttgttttaattttcatttttcttgttatatttACTAGtttagatttagaattttttttcatattgtggttgatagtttttttttttttttttttgagaaccaCCTGTTCTTAGGttggtctttatttatttatttatttttttgagaatgaCTCTTGTTCTTAATTTCTTATATCCATGTAATAGCATATCTTTATGAGAAAAATGTCCTCCAAAGATTCTCCCATTCagtcatttcctttctaattctaattgggttgattttatttttgtagagagttttcaaatgcatatatcaaaattatgtattttctttttttgtagtttctatcattttagccaagaACTCTTATTGTGAAAATTATatcttttccaattgttttattAAATGATAATTTCTGAGGGCAGATGGGTAGTGCAGTAAATagggacctagagtcaggaagagtcattttTATCaacttttgagttcaaatgtggcctcagaaatttcctagctttgtgatcctgagcaagtcagttaatcctgtttgcctcagtttcctcatctgtaaaatgagctggagaaggaaatggcaatccagtctagtatctttgccaagaaaaccccaagtaagATTGTaaagttggatataactgaaaatcATTCAACCACAacatctaatttctgccagactactttttagttttcccagcaatttttgtcatctAGGGAAACATTTAATTTATTAGTTGATGACCTTCAGTTTTTTAAGTACTATGCTACTATAATATTTGATTGCTTTTAGATCTTATATACCTAATATCTTCCATTGGTcattttatttgcttatattaGTATCAACTAGTAttgatgattgctgttttatAGTATCTCTTCAGATTTGATACAGTTGACCAGCTTCCTACATTAtgcattatttcccttgaaaacctTGATTTTTTGTTCCATAAGATGATTTTGTTTTGTAGTCATATTCATGTAATTCTTGTGCATGGTTGACAGGTGAACTCAAGATATTTGAAAAttccatagttattttaaatggaatttctttttctatctgtaCAAGGTTTTATTAATAGTCTGTCAGACTACCTGTCCAACAGAAGTAaattatgtggatttactttatgTCCTATTCTTTTActgtattgttttatttattaatttttagttgacCCTCTAAGGGTTCTCTAAATAAACCACCATATCATCTTCGAATAACAattttttatcctctttttttgtgcttcttccctcaatttctttaattttatcttaatgTAATCTCTAATACCTTTAGAACTATACCAAATAATAGTGGTAacaatggacatccttgttttatCCTCT of the Sarcophilus harrisii chromosome 1, mSarHar1.11, whole genome shotgun sequence genome contains:
- the LOC105749486 gene encoding zinc finger protein 483 isoform X2 gives rise to the protein MLALSKMTVPLNPPNLDVQEQNRALKVYTTIGREKKFNPEASRQNFRCFPYPEKAGPREAVNQLWELCLQWLRPELHSKEQILELLVLEQFLTILPSEIRIWVKSQCPENIEEVVTLVEDLTQILEEEVSCSCDSSLLQEESTEKEEMFPVTKFLESVTFKDVAPDFTWEEWEQLEPVQQDLCRDVLLENYRNLVFLDWDPGPSEAKELFPKWKTSVDDSSQEATIKGHNSWSFELGEAFKCYDMLLWHQGQQGNHLKLGTVTHEENPDKVRRFKNSEFGRRFNLSSMLITQQRIPLVNNFSKYDIHDKRFKDNSELSECPKIYAEEESSKYKGFGSVFSQDLQLNLHRTHHSREKSYKCNECGKAFTKWANLTRHQRIHSGEKPFKCNECGKAFTQRAQLTQHQLTHSGEKPFKCYECGKAFTQRAHVTQHQLTHSGERPYKCNECGKAFTNRGILTDHQRIHSGEKPYKCNECGKAFTKRGILTQHQRIHSGEKPYKCKECGKGFNRSTHLSLHQHTHNQEKPFKCNECGKAYSQISQLNTHQKVHSAEKPYKCNECGKAYSQISQFKIHQRIHSGEKPYKCNECGKGFNRKTHLTRHQRIHTGEKNLIIVGT
- the LOC105749486 gene encoding zinc finger protein 483 isoform X1, which produces MLALSKMTVPLNPPNLDVQEQNRALKVYTTIGREKKFNPEASRQNFRCFPYPEKAGPREAVNQLWELCLQWLRPELHSKEQILELLVLEQFLTILPSEIRIWVKSQCPENIEEVVTLVEDLTQILEEEVSCSCDSSLLQEESTEKEEMFPVTKFLESVTFKDVAPDFTWEEWEQLEPVQQDLCRDVLLENYRNLVFLGLSTSKSKVTSQIEHMEVPWMLESEAPRDINLYWDPGPSEAKELFPKWKTSVDDSSQEATIKGHNSWSFELGEAFKCYDMLLWHQGQQGNHLKLGTVTHEENPDKVRRFKNSEFGRRFNLSSMLITQQRIPLVNNFSKYDIHDKRFKDNSELSECPKIYAEEESSKYKGFGSVFSQDLQLNLHRTHHSREKSYKCNECGKAFTKWANLTRHQRIHSGEKPFKCNECGKAFTQRAQLTQHQLTHSGEKPFKCYECGKAFTQRAHVTQHQLTHSGERPYKCNECGKAFTNRGILTDHQRIHSGEKPYKCNECGKAFTKRGILTQHQRIHSGEKPYKCKECGKGFNRSTHLSLHQHTHNQEKPFKCNECGKAYSQISQLNTHQKVHSAEKPYKCNECGKAYSQISQFKIHQRIHSGEKPYKCNECGKGFNRKTHLTRHQRIHTGEKNLIIVGT